The genomic interval TCCCTGGACGTAAACATAAGGCCAGGCAGGGGCCGGGGTTGGGGTAGGGATAGGAACAGGGGTAGGAGTAGGGGGTCTGGGGGTTGGAGTGGGAGGAATATCGGTGGTTACGTTAATCATAGCGATTTCGCCCGGAATGCTCAGAAGGGAAGTTGAAACCCATCCTTCCCTGCCTCTTACACAGCACACCTTTATCCAATCTCCCCTCTCATTTCTTGCCCTTATTTCAAACTGAGTGCCTCCTGGAACCTGGCCTATCAAGGGGTAGACAGCGCCTGGCCCCTGGCGGACGTTAGCCCTGGCCGCACTCACTATTGCTATCTGGGGGACAGGAGGTGTTGGGGATGGAGTGGGAGTAGGGGTAAAAGGTTCCGGAGTGGGGGTAAAGGTAGGAGTGAAGGTGGGAGTAGCAAGGGGGGTTGGAGTGAAAGTGGGCCTTGGAGTTCTGGTAAAGGTGGGGGTTGGGATTGCTGCTCGGCGCTCCGGGAGCAGACCGCAGCTTAAAGTTAGCGCAGCTAAGGCTAAAACGAAGATTAGGTAAAGCCATGGTTTTCGGCTCATATAGCTGCACCTCCTGAAATTACTTAAGCCCCATTATATCACCGAGGCTCAAGGGGGCCAAATTTTTAAAATTGCTTCAGGTCCCTTCCTCCCACGAACTCAGGTATTTTTCCTGTTCGGGAGTAAGGGTGTCAATTTCCACCCCCAGGGACACGAGCTTCAGGCGGGCGACCTCTTCATCAATCTCTCTGGGCACGGGGTAAACTTTCCTTTCAAGGGTGTGGCCGTTTTTAACCAGGTAAGCGACGCTCAAAGCCTGGTTGCTGAAACTCATATCCATAACAGCGCTGGGGTGGCCTTCGGCAGCGGCCAGATTAACCAGCCTTCCCTCGGCCAGGAGGTTTATGCGTCGTCCATCGGCCATTATGTACTGGTCCACGTTCGGGCGGACGCGCACTTTTTCCACAGCCAGCTCTTCCAGAGCAGGGATGTTTATTTCCACATTGAAGTGGCCTGCGTTAGCCAGAATTGCCCCGTCCTTCATAACCAGAAAATGCTCACGATCTATGACGTTTATATCGCCGGTGGCGGTAACGAAAATGTCGCCGATTTTAGCGGCCTCCCGCATAGGCATTACCCTGTAACCATCCATCAGGGCTTCAAGAGCTCGGAGAGGATTGACTTCGGTAACGATCACGTTGGCCCCCATACCCTTGGCTCGCATTGCTATACCGCGGCTGCACCATCCGTACCCCGCCACCACAAAGGTTTTCCCTGCCAGAAGAACGTTGGTAGCTCTAAGGATCCCGTCAATAGTGGATTGGCCTGTGCCGTAGCGGTTGTCAAAGAGGTACTTAGTGAGAGCATCGTTTACAGCGATTATTGGGTAGCGCAGGGCTCCATCTTTAGCCATAGCCCTTAGCCTTATGACCCCGGTAGTGGTTTCTTCGGTCCCGCCGATTACCCCTTCCAGCAGTTCTGTGCGTTCCTTGTGAAGAGTTGAGACAAGGTCTGCCCCATCGTCAATAGTTATATGGGGGCGGTGCTCGAGGGCAGCGTGGATGTGGCGGTAGTAAGTTTCCCTATCCTCACCTCTTAAGGCAAAAACAGAAATGCCTTCTTCTACAAGATAGGCAGCCACCTCATCCTGAGTGGATAGGGGATTAGAGGCGCAGAGAACCACTTCCGCTCCACCGGCTTTGAGAGTCAGGGCCAGGTTGGCGGTCTCACTGGTTATGTGGAGGCAACCGGAAATGCGAACTCCTTGCAGGGGCTTTTCCTGGGCGAATCGTTCTCTTATGAGTTTGAGGACGGGCATTTCCTGAGCTGCCCATTCGGTTTTTTTCCTCCCTTCTGAGGCAAGGGATGGATCTTTAATGTGATATTTAAGGGCAGTCATCTTCTAAACCTCCTTAGCCGGAGTTTTACTTTTCAGGGACAGGGACATCAATGGAGATCCTTGTGCCTCTTCCGATGGCGCTTTCCACCTTTATCTCCCCACCGATAGCCATAATGTTTTCCCGCACACTGCTTATCCCTGAAGTTCCTGAGGGTAACTCTGCCTCCACATCGAAGCCAATGCCGTTGTCTTCTATCACTGCTCCAACCCTGTTGCCCGTTATATCTACCATTACCTGAACCTGAGAAGCTCTGGAATGTCTGTGAACGTTGTCCAGTAGCTCTTGAAATGCTCTGAAGAGAACAACCTCGACGTAGGGAGGAAGCCTCCTTTCCTGGCCGGTTAAATTGAAAATGGTCTTTATCCCAGTTTTGCCTTCAAACTCCTGAAGGTAAAGCCGGAGGGTCGGGATTAAGCCAAGGTCATCCAGCATCATTGGACGGAGGTTGAATATAAAACTGCGGATTTGCTGAAATGTTTCGCTTGCTGCTTTCTTCAGGTTAGCCAGCTCTTCCTGAGCCTTTGCTTTATCCCGTGTGAAGAACTTCTCGCATATTTCTGCTTGAAGCATAAGGTTCGTGAGAGCCTGAGCGGGGCCATCGTGCATCTGACGGGCCAATTCCCTCTTTTCCTGTTCCCGGGCTTCAATAACCTTGAGGACCAGTTCGCTCGGTATGAAAGTTTCTCTCTCGGCAGGCCAGCTGACCTCCAATTTCTCCCCCAGGTCCAGGAGACGCCGCAGATGGTTAGCATATCTCTCCAGAGCTTTATACTGGGATTCTATTTGCCCAATTTTTTCCCTCAAAGTCAGAAGCTGAACCTGCAAAGCCTGGGCCTGCCTGTAAGCCTGGTAAACCTCCTTAGCTGAATAACGTTCAAGGTTTAACTCCATCTGGCGAAGCATGAAGGTTGTCTGAGCGCTCTGGGAAGTAATTTTTTCCAGTTCAGCGCGTGCTTGACGCAATAGGTCCTCACTTTCCTTAAGCTCTCTCAGCAGCTTCTGATATTCCTCAGCGCATTCTTTTAGAAAGCGGAGAAATTCCTCCATTGCCATCCTCCAGTTCGTTAAGCCTTATCCAGCCTCTTCTCAAAGCATAAAGGACAGCCTGTGTGCGGTCATTTACTGCAAGCTTGCGCAGGATTGAAGTCAGGTGGTTCTTAACCGTTTGTTCTTTGATTCCTAAAGTCAGAGCGATCTGTTTATTGGAATAGCCTTTGGCTATAAGCTGAAGGACCTGCAGTTCCCGTGAGGAAAGAGGTGTGAAAAGTTTGCCTGGTTCACCACCAAGCTCAATGGCCAGCCTTTCGAATTCCCCCAGGAGCCAGCGAGCTACTGCTGGCTCTTCCAGAATCGCTTCCCCGATGAGGTAGTAACCTTTAGCTACCATTTCCACAGCTTCTATAAGTTTATCAGGGCTAATCTCTTTGGTCAGGTAGGCCGCAGCTCCTGCTTTCAGGGCGTGGAAAAGCTGGTATTCCGCGTCAAAGCCCGTTATAAGGATAACGGCAGTATTGGGACAGTGGATTTTAAAGAAGCGGGTAAGCTCCAGACCATTCATGTAAGGCAGGTTTATATCTACAATAGCCACGTCCGGAGAAAGCTTTTTGGCTAATTCCATCGCCTCCTTTCCATCGGAGGCTTCTCCTACTACTTTGATGTTCTCGTTTTTTTCCAAGATATATTTTAAGCCCTGCCTGTAGATTGGGTGGTCATCCACCAGAAGGACCTTTATCACCTTCGCCTCCGGTATAAGCTCTTAAAGGGCAAAAGGGATAAGGATAGAAAGGGAGTTCGCCGCAATTTCCATCTTTCCTCCTAAAGCGCAGACCCGGGCATGGAGAGGAATTAAAGCGGTAAACATCCTGGTTTCCCTCTCGTCAAAGGGCAGGCCATCGTGGTAAAGATGGAAGGAGAGAAAGCCTTGCCCTTTTGAGGAGGAAATTTCAATCCTGCTGGCTCGGGCGTACTGGTAAGCATAGAGCAGAGCTCCCTGGAAAATGCGGAAGAGGAATAAAGCAAACAGGCGGGGAAGCTTTTCAGGGAAGTTTTCCAGTTGCAGTTCAATTTTCACCGATAGCCCTTCAAAAGTTTTCTTTATGAAGTATCTGAGCCCTTCCGGTAGACCCATTTTGATAAAATCTTCCGGAGATTGGAGCCAGAGAGTGATTTTACTCAAATCCTCCATGACCCTTCTCAAGAGTTCTGCTCCCACCCCTTGCTCCCGGAAGGCCTCGGCGATGCGCCCGCCAAGCTCTGTCACGAAGTCGGCGAATGCCTCTCTTTCCTTCTCAGCTAAATCTAAAGTTAAGCTTATTTCCGATGGGCTGATTTTCTTCTGCGGAGATAGCTCCAGTATAGACAGCGCTTTTCTCAAAAGATAGTTTGCTTCGTGAGGTAGTAACTCCCCTTTTGCGAGGCTTAAGTGAAGCTCATGCAGTGCTTTTTCTAACCTGGAAAGAAGTTCCTCCGTTTCTTCCATGAAAATAGCTTTCCTCCCCCGGTTTGGAAAAAGTATACCATAAAGAGCCGTGCTTTCGCAAAGAGCCGTGAAGCTGAGGCTGGCAAATTTTCGGACTGCTTGGGTTTAAACCTTTGCTGTCCTTGGAAGGGTTAAAGCCCTGGGGCGACACCTGGTGGCGCACAGGCCACATCCCGCACACTTTTGCGGCTCCAGGACCGCTTTCTTGTCCACTACTTTTATAGCTCCATAAACGCAGGAAATCTCACATAATCTGCAGCCGGTGCATTTCTCAAGGTCCAGCAAAGGTGGAACAGGGTGAAGCCGGTATTCCTGTTCCTGCAACTTTTTGATAGCCAGGCCTCGGATTTCTTCCACCGATTTGTAGCCGTGATTATCAAGCCACTCTTCAATTTCTCTGGCGATTTTGCCGAAGATAGAAGGCCCTCTGAGGATGGCGGCAGTGCAAACCTGCACTGCCCATGCCCCGGCCATCATGAGTTCTACAGCATCGGTGCCTCTCGATACTCCACCAACCCCAATTATCGGGAGGTCCACTGTCCTGGCGATATCGAAGATACAGCGGACAGCCAAAGGTTTCAGGGCCAGTCCCGAAAGCCACCCGTATCCTTCTCTGCTTCCCATGAGGGGAAAACCCGTCTCTATATCAATGGACATTACAGGTCCAAAGGAGTTTATAGCCACGATCCCATCGGCTCCGGCTTCTCTGGCTGCCAGGGCGGCCTCTCGGACGTCCCGGAAAGGGCTGAATTTCACGAACACTGGCACTTCTACAGCCTCTTTGGCTGCCTGGATAGCTTCCATCATGGGGTGGGGATCATCTCCTATGTAATGGGTGGAAAGCTCTAACGCGTCAGCATAAGGTTTTACCTTAGGAGCAAGCCGGGCTATGTCTTGAGCGGTGTATCCGAGGCTTATTATGAGGGGAAGACCTGTTTCTTTAGCAATGGCATATTCTTTCTCAATCCATTGCTCCGGAGGGAGCTCGGACCAGAGCTCGGTATTGAGGAAGCCTCCGGGAATCTCGGCCATATTGGGGCGAGGAACCTGAGCAGCTGTCACCGAGATGGTTTTGGATACGAGGCCTCCGGCTCCTCCTTCAGCACACCTTTTCATAGCTTCACCGTTCCAGACAGGAGGACCGGCGGCAGGCATAACGGGGTTGCGGAACTTTATACCGCAAATTTCCACTTCAAGCTTCGCCATCTCTCCTCCTGAATAGCAATCAATTCGGCGCGAAGGCCTGAGATAAACTTATAAAGGCACCGGTCTTTAAACCGGTGCCTTCGACCGTTGCCCCTGGCCGGACTCGAACCGGCAGCAAACGGCTTAGGAGGCCGTTGCTCTATCCTCTTGAGCTACAGGGGCTTACGCAATATTATTTTACCACAAATTCGCATGTCTGGGCAAATCAAATTAGATGGTCGGGGCAATTTGCGCAGGACTCAGTTTGGAGCGGAAATATTCAACCGTCCTCCTGAGCCCCTCTTCCAGAGGTATAGTGGGTTCCCAACCAAGCTCTCGGTAGGCCTTTTCAGCTTTGAGGCATATCTTGAAGACTTCCCCCTGCTTAGGAGGCCCATGGACAGCTTCTCCCGGATAACCAGTTAGCTCTTTGAGGAGACGGAAAATTTCATTGACTGATGTACCCTTTCCCCAGCCGAGATTGTAAATCCCGCATCCATTTTTATGTAAAGCCAGGAGGTTAGCCCTGGCTACGTCCTCCACGTAGGTGAAATCCCTTTCCTGCTCTCCGGAACCGTTTATAATAGGCTGTTCCCCGCGCAACATCTGGCCTGTGAATATAGCCACTACGCCCGCCTCCCCGAAAGGATCCTGTCTTGGTCCGTAAACATTGGGATAGCGCAGGGAAACGTATTCTAAGCCATAGTTGAGGTAATAAAGGTGAAGGTAATGCTCCACTGCGTGTTTGCTGGCTCCGTAAGGGTCCAAGGGGTTTATAGGGTGCTCTTCGTCTACTGGAAGGTATTCAGGCTCGCCGTAAATGGCTCCCCCTGTGGAAGCATAAATGAATTTGCGCACACCGTAACGGCGCGCCAGTTCCAGAAGGTTCAAAGAACCTAAGACATTGACCTCCGCATAAAGGATGGGTTTGACCATTGACTCCCGAACGTTAACAAGGGCCGCTTGATGGGAGATGACTTCGGGTTTCTCTCTCGCAAAAACTTCTTCGAGCTCAGGGGAACGGATGTCCAGATAGTAAAAGCGCGCCATGGGATTTAGGTTCTCCCTTTTCCCTGTGTGGAGGTTATCCACCACCACGACTTCATGGCCTTCCTGGACGAATAAATCTACCACGTGCGAGCCGATAAAGCCTGCTCCTCCTGTTACCAGAATTTTCATAGAGCCTCCTTTCCAGGACGGAATCGGTAAAACCAATACAGAGCTATGGAACCAGCTACAGCTACGTTAAGCGAGGAAACCCTCCCCTCCATCGGTAGTTTGAGCAAGAGGTCACATTTTTCCCTCACCGAAGGCCTCAACCCTTTCCCTTCGCTCCCTACCACCAGAACCAGGGGAAAAGGTGGTTTAACTGCGAAGAGATCCTGAGCTTCGGGCAAGGCCTCGAGGCCAGCAATCCAGTAGCCTCGCTCCCTTAACCCTTCAAGAGCCCGGTTCAGGTTTGAAACCTGAACCACTTTTATATGCTCAACAGCCCCAGCCGAAGCTTTTACCACAGCGGGGGTTATTCCCACAGCATTTCTTTCCTGAATCAGGACTCCTTTTACTCCAGTGGCCTCGGCAGTGCGCAGGAGGCTCCCTACATTTTGGGGATCTTGAAGGAGGTCCAGCACCAGGATTATTCCTGATTCCCCCTGAAGGATCTCTTCAAGGGAAGAGTAAGGGTAAGCAGAAACTTCCAGGATAATGCCCTGATGGGAGCCGTCAGGAACAGCGGAGTCAAGCCTCTCCCGGGGCATGAAAACAGGGTAAAGACCCAGGCGGCTTGCTAGGGAAACAATTTCGCTTACGGGGGGAGAATCCTTTACTCCCTCGGCCAGGATTAAGCGGTAAAATTTGCGACGCCGAGCCCTTAAAGCTTCCAGAACAGGATTGCGGCCGTAGAGGAATTCCCGCCCCGGACTTAAAGGTCTTAAAGGTTCTTCTTTTTTCTTTATCTTTGCACCCTTACCCTTCGCCACCTAGTTCCCTGAGGAGTATCTTCAAGGATTATGCCCAGCTCCATCAGCCTGCTCCTTATGCGGTCAGCCTTCTCCCATTCCCTGGCTGTGCGGAATTCCTGACGCAGTTCTATAAGAAGCTGAATGAGGGGCACTTCCAGTTCCCCTACTACTTGCTCCGGAAACTTCTGCGGTATTATGCCCAGGATGGTATCGCCCAGCTCGGTGTAGAGGCTATCTATGGCCATGAGAGTATCTTTGGAAAGGGGCCTGTCTCCGGTAAGCCAGATGTTGACTTCCCTGGAAAGCTCAAAAAGCTCTCCAATGGCCGTAGCTGTATTAAAGTCATCGTCCATAGCAGCGAGGAAACGAGCTTTCCGGTTAGCCAGGACATCGGTTACTTCCTGGGGAATGGGGCCGGTCTCGGAGAAGGGTATACGCTCTCTTACCTCTCTGACAGTGTTCCAGAGCCTTTCAAGACCCTTTTCTGCTGCTGATAGAGCTTCATCGGAGAAGTCAAGGGTTGAGCGGTAATGGCTGCTGAGGATGAAGAAGCGTACTGTCATGGGGTTGTAGCGTTTGAAAAGGTCTTTAAGGTATATAGCGTTCCCCAGGGATTTGCTCATTTTGACCCCTTTCACTGTTACCATATTGTTGTGCATCCAGTACCGGACGAAGGGAACGCCATGGGCTGCTTCGCTTTGAGCGATTTCACATTCGTGGTGGGGGAAAATATTGTCCATGCCTCCCCCGTGGATGTCAAAGGGTTGGCCTAGGTATTTGGTGGACATTACAGAGCATTCTATATGCCACCCGGGGTAGCCCCAACCCCATGGGCTTGGCCATCGCATTATGTGTTCTGGTTCTGCCCTTTTCCACAGGGCGAAATCGGCCGGATGTTTCTTATCGGGGCTGGGATCAATGCGGTATCCTTCCAGCAGTTCTTCCACCTTTTGGCCTGAAAGTTTACCGTAATCGGGGAACTTGGCCACTTCAAAGTAAACCGAACCGCTCACCTCGTAAGCGTAGCCTTTCTCTATTAAAACCTTGACCAGCTCAATCTGTTCGGGGATATGCCCGCTGGCCCTGGGGGAGATATCGGGCCTTTGGATATTGAGGGCATCCATATCTTCAAAGTAACTGCGGGTGTATTTCTCCACCACTTCCATTGGCTCGAGCCTCTCGATCTTCGCCCTTTTAAGCACCCTGTCTTCCCCACTCTCCAGGAGGTGTCCAACGTCGGTTATATTTTGGACATAGCGAACTTTATAGCCCAGGTAACGCAGGTATCGCACCACTACATCGAAAGAGACATAGCTTTTAGCATGGCCGATGTGAGGGTGATCGTAAACGGTGGGGCCGCACACGTATATACCCACAAAGCCCGGATGCAATGGCTCAAACTTCTCTTTCCTGCGGGTTAAAGTGTTGTATATTTCCAACGCCATAGTCCCTCCTTTTCAGTCAAGCTCTCAGAGGTTAGCCATTCAGATGCACACTCTTGAGCTCACGTTTCATTAGTTGTCAGCCTCCCAATTTCATTACGAAAATTTGGTTCAGGACCTCGTTGTTCAGGATACGCTTTCTGCCACCCTTTTCAGTTACCGAAAAGACGATGAAGACTTTACCTCCCTGTTCTTTCTCAAATCGCTGGTGAGAACATTCCATTACTCTGAAGAGAACGTTTGACCTTACGGAACGCCTGAGGGAATACACCTCGGTGTTACTTCCGGCCATCGGGCTGGGCGAAAATGATCCGACCTTTATCTGTCTGAAGGACCTTGGTTACAGTAACTTCAATGGTTGAATTAATGAAACGGCGACCGTTCTCCACCACCACCATGGTGCCGTCGTCCAGATAGCCCACCCCTTGATTGGGCTCTTTACCTTCTTGGATTATGTGGATTGTGAGGCTTTCACCTGGAAGGACCACGGTTTTAACGGCGTTGGCCAGTTCGTTGAGGTTTAAAACTTCAACCCCCTGGAGACGGGCCACCCGGTTGAGGTTGTAATCGTTGGTGAGGATGGGGCACTGGAGCTTGCGGGCCAGAAGTATGAGTTTTTCGTCTACTTCCTTCGCTTCCTCCACATCCATATCGGTAACCTGAACGGGAACTATGGCTTCGCGGCGGAGCTTTTCCAGCATTTCAAGGCCTCTTCGGCCTCGGTTGCGCCGGAGGATGTCCTGAGAATCGGCAATGTGGTGCAGTTCATTGAGAACGAAGCGAGGGATAAGGAGAGTTCCTCGCAGAAATCCTGTCCGGCTTATGTCCACTATGCGCCCGTCTATTATCACGCTGGTATCAAGGAGGATGCAACTTTCTGAAGAAAAGGGCTCGCCTTTGAGGGAATAACGGGACCCCAGAAAGCGCAGGATGTCATTCTGACGGATAACGGCTATCATGGTTGCGAGGTAAGTCAGGATGACGGTAGCTACCGATGGTAGGATTTTCCCCAGAGGTGAGGGGAGGAAAGAAATCGGTATGGAGACAAGGGCTGAAATTATGAGACCAACGATGAGGCCAATGAATCCAGCCACGAGGTTTCGGGCGGGCAATATTTTTATCTTTTCCTTAACCCAGCGAAAAGGATAAATAGTAACCCATGGGGTCACAATAAAGCCGAGGGCACCTGAGGCGAGAGCTATGATGAGAATGTAGCGGAGGGAATGGTCGAAAAAACCGCCTGCCAGTAAAACTCCCATCTGCCAGCCGATGATGCCAAAAACAACCATCCCCACAAAACGCAGGATAATTGCCATAATTTCACCC from Anaerolineae bacterium carries:
- a CDS encoding SH3 domain-containing protein — protein: MSRKPWLYLIFVLALAALTLSCGLLPERRAAIPTPTFTRTPRPTFTPTPLATPTFTPTFTPTPEPFTPTPTPSPTPPVPQIAIVSAARANVRQGPGAVYPLIGQVPGGTQFEIRARNERGDWIKVCCVRGREGWVSTSLLSIPGEIAMINVTTDIPPTPTPRPPTPTPVPIPTPTPAPAWPYVYVQGSMRQAPNCGAVWFRVRVVDGAGNPINGVVVELNWFDNWAYMSTGIDIPGIREPPGEVGFTPLGPELYHPPQPFEFRIRLVADNTPNVRIGLTKSPPPGLQNLSDTVVITFEDCNKAGQFDNITFRKVR
- the ahcY gene encoding adenosylhomocysteinase; its protein translation is MTALKYHIKDPSLASEGRKKTEWAAQEMPVLKLIRERFAQEKPLQGVRISGCLHITSETANLALTLKAGGAEVVLCASNPLSTQDEVAAYLVEEGISVFALRGEDRETYYRHIHAALEHRPHITIDDGADLVSTLHKERTELLEGVIGGTEETTTGVIRLRAMAKDGALRYPIIAVNDALTKYLFDNRYGTGQSTIDGILRATNVLLAGKTFVVAGYGWCSRGIAMRAKGMGANVIVTEVNPLRALEALMDGYRVMPMREAAKIGDIFVTATGDINVIDREHFLVMKDGAILANAGHFNVEINIPALEELAVEKVRVRPNVDQYIMADGRRINLLAEGRLVNLAAAEGHPSAVMDMSFSNQALSVAYLVKNGHTLERKVYPVPREIDEEVARLKLVSLGVEIDTLTPEQEKYLSSWEEGT
- a CDS encoding histidine kinase; this encodes MEEFLRFLKECAEEYQKLLRELKESEDLLRQARAELEKITSQSAQTTFMLRQMELNLERYSAKEVYQAYRQAQALQVQLLTLREKIGQIESQYKALERYANHLRRLLDLGEKLEVSWPAERETFIPSELVLKVIEAREQEKRELARQMHDGPAQALTNLMLQAEICEKFFTRDKAKAQEELANLKKAASETFQQIRSFIFNLRPMMLDDLGLIPTLRLYLQEFEGKTGIKTIFNLTGQERRLPPYVEVVLFRAFQELLDNVHRHSRASQVQVMVDITGNRVGAVIEDNGIGFDVEAELPSGTSGISSVRENIMAIGGEIKVESAIGRGTRISIDVPVPEK
- a CDS encoding response regulator transcription factor, encoding MIKVLLVDDHPIYRQGLKYILEKNENIKVVGEASDGKEAMELAKKLSPDVAIVDINLPYMNGLELTRFFKIHCPNTAVILITGFDAEYQLFHALKAGAAAYLTKEISPDKLIEAVEMVAKGYYLIGEAILEEPAVARWLLGEFERLAIELGGEPGKLFTPLSSRELQVLQLIAKGYSNKQIALTLGIKEQTVKNHLTSILRKLAVNDRTQAVLYALRRGWIRLNELEDGNGGISPLSKRMR
- a CDS encoding diguanylate cyclase, translating into MAKLEVEICGIKFRNPVMPAAGPPVWNGEAMKRCAEGGAGGLVSKTISVTAAQVPRPNMAEIPGGFLNTELWSELPPEQWIEKEYAIAKETGLPLIISLGYTAQDIARLAPKVKPYADALELSTHYIGDDPHPMMEAIQAAKEAVEVPVFVKFSPFRDVREAALAAREAGADGIVAINSFGPVMSIDIETGFPLMGSREGYGWLSGLALKPLAVRCIFDIARTVDLPIIGVGGVSRGTDAVELMMAGAWAVQVCTAAILRGPSIFGKIAREIEEWLDNHGYKSVEEIRGLAIKKLQEQEYRLHPVPPLLDLEKCTGCRLCEISCVYGAIKVVDKKAVLEPQKCAGCGLCATRCRPRALTLPRTAKV
- a CDS encoding SDR family oxidoreductase, with translation MKILVTGGAGFIGSHVVDLFVQEGHEVVVVDNLHTGKRENLNPMARFYYLDIRSPELEEVFAREKPEVISHQAALVNVRESMVKPILYAEVNVLGSLNLLELARRYGVRKFIYASTGGAIYGEPEYLPVDEEHPINPLDPYGASKHAVEHYLHLYYLNYGLEYVSLRYPNVYGPRQDPFGEAGVVAIFTGQMLRGEQPIINGSGEQERDFTYVEDVARANLLALHKNGCGIYNLGWGKGTSVNEIFRLLKELTGYPGEAVHGPPKQGEVFKICLKAEKAYRELGWEPTIPLEEGLRRTVEYFRSKLSPAQIAPTI
- the rlmB gene encoding 23S rRNA (guanosine(2251)-2'-O)-methyltransferase RlmB, with amino-acid sequence MAKGKGAKIKKKEEPLRPLSPGREFLYGRNPVLEALRARRRKFYRLILAEGVKDSPPVSEIVSLASRLGLYPVFMPRERLDSAVPDGSHQGIILEVSAYPYSSLEEILQGESGIILVLDLLQDPQNVGSLLRTAEATGVKGVLIQERNAVGITPAVVKASAGAVEHIKVVQVSNLNRALEGLRERGYWIAGLEALPEAQDLFAVKPPFPLVLVVGSEGKGLRPSVREKCDLLLKLPMEGRVSSLNVAVAGSIALYWFYRFRPGKEAL
- the cysS gene encoding cysteine--tRNA ligase, with protein sequence MALEIYNTLTRRKEKFEPLHPGFVGIYVCGPTVYDHPHIGHAKSYVSFDVVVRYLRYLGYKVRYVQNITDVGHLLESGEDRVLKRAKIERLEPMEVVEKYTRSYFEDMDALNIQRPDISPRASGHIPEQIELVKVLIEKGYAYEVSGSVYFEVAKFPDYGKLSGQKVEELLEGYRIDPSPDKKHPADFALWKRAEPEHIMRWPSPWGWGYPGWHIECSVMSTKYLGQPFDIHGGGMDNIFPHHECEIAQSEAAHGVPFVRYWMHNNMVTVKGVKMSKSLGNAIYLKDLFKRYNPMTVRFFILSSHYRSTLDFSDEALSAAEKGLERLWNTVREVRERIPFSETGPIPQEVTDVLANRKARFLAAMDDDFNTATAIGELFELSREVNIWLTGDRPLSKDTLMAIDSLYTELGDTILGIIPQKFPEQVVGELEVPLIQLLIELRQEFRTAREWEKADRIRSRLMELGIILEDTPQGTRWRRVRVQR
- a CDS encoding PIN domain nuclease, with translation MAIILRFVGMVVFGIIGWQMGVLLAGGFFDHSLRYILIIALASGALGFIVTPWVTIYPFRWVKEKIKILPARNLVAGFIGLIVGLIISALVSIPISFLPSPLGKILPSVATVILTYLATMIAVIRQNDILRFLGSRYSLKGEPFSSESCILLDTSVIIDGRIVDISRTGFLRGTLLIPRFVLNELHHIADSQDILRRNRGRRGLEMLEKLRREAIVPVQVTDMDVEEAKEVDEKLILLARKLQCPILTNDYNLNRVARLQGVEVLNLNELANAVKTVVLPGESLTIHIIQEGKEPNQGVGYLDDGTMVVVENGRRFINSTIEVTVTKVLQTDKGRIIFAQPDGRK